A single region of the Panthera tigris isolate Pti1 chromosome B1, P.tigris_Pti1_mat1.1, whole genome shotgun sequence genome encodes:
- the ATP6V1B2 gene encoding V-type proton ATPase subunit B, brain isoform: MALRAMRGIVNGAAPELPMPTSRPVVGSREQALAVSRNYLSQPRLTYKTVSGVNGPLVILDHVKFPRYAEIVHLTLPDGTKRSGQVLEVSGSKAVVQVFEGTSGIDAKKTSCEFTGDILRTPVSEDMLGRVFNGSGKPIDRGPVVLAEDFLDIMGQPINPQCRIYPEEMIQTGISAIDGMNSIARGQKIPIFSAAGLPHNEIAAQICRQAGLVKKSKDVVDYSEENFAIVFAAMGVNMETARFFKSDFEENGSMDNVCLFLNLANDPTIERIITPRLALTTAEFLAYQCEKHVLVILTDMSSYAEALREVSAAREEVPGRRGFPGYMYTDLATIYERAGRVEGRNGSITQIPILTMPNDDITHPIPDLTGYITEGQIYVDRQLHNRQIYPPINVLPSLSRLMKSAIGEGMTRKDHADVSNQLYACYAIGKDVQAMKAVVGEEALTSDDLLYLEFLQKFERNFIAQGPYENRTVYETLDIGWQLLRIFPKEMLKRIPQSTLSEFYPRDSAKH, from the exons ATGGCGCTGCGGGCGATGCGGGGAATCGTGAACGGGGCCGCACCCGAGCTACCCATGCCCACCAGCAGGCCGGTGGTGGGATCTCGGGAGCAAGCGCTGGCAGTTAGCCGGAACTACCTTTCCCAGCCTCGCCTCA CGTACAAGACAGTATCAGGAGTCAATGGTCCACTAGTGATCTTAGATCATGTTAAG TTTCCCAGATACGCTGAGATTGTCCACTTGACATTACCGGATGGCACGAAGAGAAGTGGGCAAGTTCTAGAAGTTAGTGGTTCCAAAGCAGTGGTTCAG gTATTTGAAGGGACTTCAGGTATAGATGCCAAAAAAACATCTTGTGAGTTTACTGGGGATATTCTCCGAACACCAGTGTCCGAGGATATGCTTG GTAGGGTATTCAATGGATCAGGAAAACCTATCGATAGAGGTCCTGTTGTACTGGCTGAAGACTTCCTTGACATCATGG GCCAGCCTATCAATCCTCAGTGTCGAATCTACCCAGAGGAGATGATTCAAACTGGCATTTCAGCCATAGATGGCATGAACAGTATTGCTAGGGGGCAGAAAATTCCAATCTTCTCTGCTGCTGGCTTACCACACAATGAG ATTGCAGCTCAAATCTGTCGCCAGGCTGGTTTGGTAAAGAAATCCAAAGATGTAGTGGACTACAGTGAGGAAAATTTTGCAATTGTATTTGCTGCTATGGGT GTAAACATGGAAACTGCACGGTTCTTCAAATCTGACTTTGAAGAAAATGGCTCAATGGACAATGTCTGCCTCTTTTTGAACTTGGCTAATGACCCAAC TATTGAGCGAATTATCACTCCTCGCTTGGCTCTAACCACAGCCGAATTTCTGGCCTATCAATGTGAAAAACATGTATTGGTTATCCTAACAGATATGAGTTCTTATGCTGAAGCACTTCGAGAG GTTTCAGCAGCCAGGGAAGAAGTTCCTGGTCGAAGAGGTTTCCCAGGTTACATGTACACCGATTTAGCCACAATATATGAACGTGCTGGTCGAGTGGAAGGTAGAAATGGCTCCATTACTCAAATCCCTATTCTCACCATGCCTAATGATG ATATCACTCACCCCATCCCTGACTTGACTGGATATATTACAGAGGGACAGATCTATGTGGACAGACAGCTGCACAATAGACAG ATTTACCCGCCTATTAATGTGCTGCCCTCTTTATCACGGTTAATGAAGTCTGCTATTGGAGAAGGTATGACCAGAAAGGATCATGCTGATGTATCTAACCAGCTG TATGCATGTTATGCTATTGGTAAGGATGTACAAGCCATGAAAGCCGTAGTTGGAGAAGAAGCCCTTACCTCAGATGATCTTCTTTACTTGGAATTTCTGCAGAAGTTTGAGAGGAACTTTATTGCTCAGG